The Dysidea avara chromosome 11, odDysAvar1.4, whole genome shotgun sequence genome includes the window ATTACAAGCATGGGGCTCATTAAAATCCTATTTCACTGCGACAACAAATCAGTTGTGGACATCTGGGACAAGGGGTCAACTCGTGCTGCACACACTATGGCCTTGGTAAGACTGTTATACTTTTGTGCAGTGCACCACCAATTGAAtgtatgtgtagtgcatgtCCCCGGTGTTTGTAATGATATCGCAGATGCATTATCTCGTTTTCAGATGGACCGGTTCTGGAAACTAGCCCCAACAGCCAACCCGAGGCCGGACAGCACCCCTGCATGGCCGACACAGACCTTCATGCGAGCCTCCTGCAATGCCGGTATCATGGAGTTGCCCAATCAACACGCCGTACATACAGTGCAGGCCTCACAAAGTTCCACGCCTTTTGTGACCAGTACAATCTCCACACCCACCCAGCATCTTCTCTAACGCTACAATACTTCTGTGTACATGAAGCTCGCCACATCTCTTATAAGACCATTAAAGTGTACTTGGCAGCTATTCGCCTTGACCATATTGAGAATGGTTATCAAGATCCTACAAGAGATAACCTCCTGCAACTAGTCTGTAGAGGTATTCATCGTCATCAGGGCGATAACCAGCGGAACAGATTACCAATTACCCTCAACATCCTACGCACTTTAAAGGAGCAGCTCCGCCAGTCCTCTTACACATTCCAAGAAAAGCTTATGCTGTGGTCAGCATTCAAAATAGCCTTTTATGGCTTCTTCAGAGCAAGTGAATATGTTAACCTCCGCTGGGATGATGTACCTTATGATGAAGAACAAATGTCAATTACTTTACACCAATCAAAGACCGATCCATTCAGACGAGGCCACACTGTACACATTTTTAAAACTACTTCATCTACCTGCCCACTTAAGGCACTCAAACAATATAAGGATTCTGTCACCAGCACACCACCTCATGCCTTTCTATATCACGCCGGCAGGTTTACTCCATTGTCCCGTCCAGCAGTCACTAGAGTAATTCGACAGCTCCTTTCACAGGCTGGTCTTAATTACATGGACTATGCATCACATAGCTTTAGAATAGGTGCTGCTACCACCGCAGCAGCTGCCGGCCTTCCAACATGGATGATTAAAAGCCTTGGACATAGGGGTGGGCGGTATTGATCAATATCATACCACGGTATTTTGATTATAAATATtgcggtattactaaatacctACTAAATATGTACAAGCAAGACACTGACTATTATCCACAATTAATGCTTAACTGTGTTTCTTCTTTTTAGGATTTGGAATGCAGTTGAACAAGTTTTAATTATTCACAATTATAATGTCATACTGTAAACTGTATACAATCAcaattaacaatattatttgtCTTGATGAGTTCTATAAGGTTGATAAGCTAGTCTTTCATCATCAAAAAGttgtacaataaaaagctaATACTTTTATAGATGCCGAAAAACTTACAAGTTTTTTGATAAAAAGACTAGCATATCAACCTTGTCAGGTTTCATAGTAGCTCTGAACGGTGAGACAACATTTCCTGCTGTGCTAAACAGCCTCTCTGATGCCGAACTGGTGGcacaaacacacaaatactTTTGTGCAAGCTTTGCAAGTACTGGAAAGTTAAACTGCTGCCTTTTCCACCACATCAGTGGATCCTCTTCAAAATCTAGCCTGTGTCCTGACAGATATCCATCTATTTCCTTCATCACAATCTGTCTATGCTGCTCCTCTTGATTGACAGGGGAAGCATGCTCTTGTTCTTGTTCTCTAATCCTAAACTCAAAGTCCTTGAACAAAGTTCCAAGGTTACGTTTCTTCTTTGGGGCTGATGGCTGGAGAGAAGAGTGTGCAACTTCTTGTGTTCTAGATGATTCTGCTCTAGAACTATTCTGCTGTACTTCTTGTAGTTCGTGGCAAACTTCTAAAGCATCATCAGTCACTTTCTGCTTAATGGACATCAACTCAACTTCTTGCACATGTTCAAAGTATTTTACCTTGAAGCGAGGATCTAAGAATGTAGCTACTTGAAGAATTTCATTCACGGTGTCATTTAATCTGCTATAGCGGCCTTTGATGTCATCAACAATACGATGCTTGATATCCCTAGTTAATGCTGTATCTTCAGCACCTTCCTTCAGCAAGTCACTTTCCAACAAATACAGCATTGGGATGACAGCTGACACTGTAGCATACTGCTCCCCTGATAAGATGTCTGTCAAGCCAGACAGTGGTGAGACTGCACTATCAATTGATTCCAGAACATCAAGGTCCTGCCAAGTAGGTACCAGATGGCTAGTAGTGCGGTCACTGCTCAGCACTAATCTGATAGGCTCCTTCTGTTCCAAAATTCTTGATACCATTTTTGACATTGAACCCCACCTGGTAGGGCAGTCCTACAGGTAAGAGAAAtatttcattttttaatttgtaCAAACATGTTTGTACAAACATTGAAACATACTTCACATGTTTGCCTTACTTACTGCAACTAAGGAATGCTGCTTGACATCCATGTTAATCTGAGCTTTTGTCAGTTCCCTTTTCCTCTTCCAGCTCATTGAAAAAGAACTGACAATTTTCCTACACACACCAAGTGCCCGACTGCATCGACTGTCATCTTGCACAGATTTAGTGACAGCAAGGTGTAAGTTGTGGCCAAAACAGGGAAGCCTTAGCCAGTCCAAGATCCTCGCAGCAGAAATGATGTTGCTACCATTGTCTGTTGTAATGCAAATTTGGTTAACAACATCCAAGCTCCAAGTCTCCAATGCTGCTTTCATTGCTTCTGCCAAATTAGCTCCTGTGTGATCCTCAGGTAAGTATTGGGTCTGTAAGCACTTATTACACAGCTGCCATTCATCATTAATGTAGTGTATGGTGTAACTGATATAAGGTACCATCCCCACACTTGACCACATATCTGTTGTTGATGAAAAATGGCTTATCGAGCTAATTTCTTGCTTAACTTGCTGCTTCACGGTGGCATGGAGGCTTGGTAAAGCTATTCTTGAAATATGATTGCGACTTGGAATGTCGTAGCGTGAATCAAAAGTTTTAACCATTTTTCTAAAGCCAGCACCTTCGACGGTATTAATAGGTAAGCAGTCTTTGGCTATGAAATAAG containing:
- the LOC136239245 gene encoding integrase/recombinase xerD homolog, with product MADTDLHASLLQCRYHGVAQSTRRTYSAGLTKFHAFCDQYNLHTHPASSLTLQYFCVHEARHISYKTIKVYLAAIRLDHIENGYQDPTRDNLLQLVCRGIHRHQGDNQRNRLPITLNILRTLKEQLRQSSYTFQEKLMLWSAFKIAFYGFFRASEYVNLRWDDVPYDEEQMSITLHQSKTDPFRRGHTVHIFKTTSSTCPLKALKQYKDSVTSTPPHAFLYHAGRFTPLSRPAVTRVIRQLLSQAGLNYMDYASHSFRIGAATTAAAAGLPTWMIKSLGHRGGRY
- the LOC136239442 gene encoding E3 SUMO-protein ligase ZBED1-like yields the protein MAELVNKTGTKSVAWDYFGLEKGADGRVVDDGSAVCRLCRKRVLAKHGNTSNLFSHLKNNHSIVYKEAMDAVKAKEDSTERRARCVPPVNQPTYQEAMVRSQPYDRKGKKWKELSDSITYFIAKDCLPINTVEGAGFRKMVKTFDSRYDIPSRNHISRIALPSLHATVKQQVKQEISSISHFSSTTDMWSSVGMVPYISYTIHYINDEWQLCNKCLQTQYLPEDHTGANLAEAMKAALETWSLDVVNQICITTDNGSNIISAARILDWLRLPCFGHNLHLAVTKSVQDDSRCSRALGVCRKIVSSFSMSWKRKRELTKAQINMDVKQHSLVADCPTRWGSMSKMVSRILEQKEPIRLVLSSDRTTSHLVPTWQDLDVLESIDSAVSPLSGLTDILSGEQYATVSAVIPMLYLLESDLLKEGAEDTALTRDIKHRIVDDIKGRYSRLNDTVNEILQVATFLDPRFKVKYFEHVQEVELMSIKQKVTDDALEVCHELQEVQQNSSRAESSRTQEVAHSSLQPSAPKKKRNLGTLFKDFEFRIREQEQEHASPVNQEEQHRQIVMKEIDGYLSGHRLDFEEDPLMWWKRQQFNFPVLAKLAQKYLCVCATSSASERLFSTAGNVVSPFRATMKPDKVDMLVFLSKNL